One part of the Megachile rotundata isolate GNS110a chromosome 16, iyMegRotu1, whole genome shotgun sequence genome encodes these proteins:
- the LOC100882484 gene encoding WD repeat-containing protein 43 isoform X2, translated as MGSTNGKVTLYDTTTSSVSSQLDGHASTVTAVTWSENVGLFTAADDHHIIHWNLQENGVKCKWKSGKGKTTSLIVTEDGKSLLSGERVVKWWDLNTKQLIRTFTGHANQVTCLCAVKMPLGHNYVISGAYGDGCLSVWALDEQRSDKAAVASLALQDDAISVSVNISENSQVIVLVVTRSGQAHLFQYQPNGRTKPLKPSLNIAVASDISQKDSIQQISILDAKLMEDQKLLLAYGTYITPIFEKVTPDFSNKVQCLVRSDSKRSKDRKEEITKVKSTVIEDNVEYLAPVEATTKRTKSGSGSQLLLKDRLENLSLGTESSPTGKITTTGSNRAQLLLQGLNSKDKTILNNIFLTKNESIIRNTITKLPIQAIGPLLKELTILLQGKTYTSKIAVRWLEALLMVHASHFLSQADLVELFGPILNLIDAKLALLTELSKLKGRVSLVTGQIAQTMEEHDKDITENCLIYQDSDTSDEDDGVEDEDLESESDENWEEMSNREDQEDQEDQENQDDQEEQNDEDARSTNSDTEEEKSISS; from the exons ATGGGTTCAACAAATGGAAAAGTCACACTTTATGATACAACAACATCTTCAGTTTCATCTCAGTTAGATGGTCATGCTAGTACAGTTACTGCAGTAACTTGGTCTGAGAATGTTGGTTTATTTACTGCAGCAGATGACCATCATATTATTCATTGGAATCTTCAAGAAAATGGGGTAAAATGTAAATGGAAGTCAGGGAAAGGAAAAACCACATCATTAATAGTCACAGAAGATGGAAAAAGTTTATTGTCGGGGGAGAGGGTTGTTAAATGGTGGGATTTGAATACTAAACAGCTGATCAGGACATTCACAGGTCATGCTAATCAAGTTACGTGTCTTTGTGCTGTTAAGATGCCACTTGGACACAATTATGTTATTAGTGGAGCTTATGGTGATGGTTGTCTTAGTGTTTGGGCTTTGGATGAA CAAAGAAGTGATAAAGCTGCTGTAGCAAGTTTAGCTCTACAAGATGATGCTATAAGTGTATCTGTAAATATCTCTGAAAATTCACAAGTTATTGTATTGGTAGTAACTAGGTCTGGACAAGCACACTTGTTTCAATACCAGCCAAATGGTCGAACGAAACCTTTGAAGCCTAGTTTAAATATTGCAGTTGCTTCTGATATTAGTCAAAAAGACAGTATTCAACAAATTTCCATCTTAGATGCAAAATTGATGGAAGATCAGAAACTGCTACTGGCATATGGAACGTATATCACTCCTATATTTGAAAAGGTTACTCCAGATTTTTCTAACAAAGTACAATGTTTAGTACGCTCAGATAGTAAAAGAAGTAAAGATAGGAAGGAAGAAATTACTAAAGTAAAGTCTACAGTAATAGAAGACAATGTGGAGTACCTTGCACCTG TTGAAGCCACAACAAAAAGGACTAAAAGTGGTTCTGGATCACAATTACTATTAAAAGACAGACTAGAAAATTTGAGCCTAGGCACTGAGAGTAGCCCTACTGGAAAAATTACAACCACAGGTAGCAATCGAGCACAGCTTCTGTTACAAGGCTTAAATAGTAAAGACAAAActatattaaacaatatttttctcACCAAGAATGAGTCTATTATTAGGAATaccattactaaattaccaattcaGGCAATTGGTCCACTACTTAAAGAACTGACTATCCTACTTCAGGGTAAAACTTACAC GAGCAAAATTGCAGTACGATGGTTAGAGGCATTGCTAATGGTACATGCAAGTCATTTTTTGTCACAAGCAGACCTTGTGGAATTATTTGgaccaattttaaatttaatagatGCCAAATTAGCTCTTTTAACAGAGCTTTCAAAACTTAAGGGACGTGTTTCTCTTGTTACTGGCCAAATTGCTCAAACAATGGAGGAACATGATAAGGATATTactgaaaattgtttaatttatcaagatTCAG ATACATCAGACGAAGATGATGGAGTCGAAGATGAGGATTTAGAAAGCGAATCTGATGAAAATTGGGAAGAAATGTCGAATCGAGAAGATCAAGAAGATCAAGAGGATCAAGAGAATCAAGATGATCAAGAAGAACAAAATGACGAAGATGCCAGAAGCACGAATTCTGACACAGAAGAAGAGAAATCTATATccagttaa
- the Hex70a gene encoding hexamerin 70a has translation MLTRIWVLGLLTCSLVSAEYYTSRTADKDFLVKQKKIYNLLYHIPQPNVVNVQLYNEGQAWNIESNINSYKNVDVVKEFLYMYKNGMLPRGELFSVYYPKMLKEMDALFRLFYYANDFDTFYNTALWARIYVNEGQFFFALYNAVFRRPDTMYIQLPPPYEIYPYAFFNSEALEKAHYAKVYGKLDAQKSGPYETYIIPANYSGWYLNREYNFENKLNYFTEDIGLNAYYFFFRQECPFWLKSDEFDFLRYRGEEYLYGHKQLLNRYYLERLSNDMPKIEDFDWQKPFFAGYYPTMTYHNGLPYPQRPEWNNFPSYKYKYIQDIMDMESRITAAIDSGYILRNDSKWYDIYKNEDGLNILGNLIEGNADSYNRDFYGSIDLLARKILGYNLEPASPYQILPSALETFSSSMRDPAFYRLYKRIYRYYYRYKMHQKPYAREEIVYPELKIESFAVDKLITYFDQFDTSISNGLLVKDQREAESLLIKIRQYRLNHKPFNFHITINSEKPMKAALRLFLGPKYDAHHKIMEVPDSLKYFYEIDNWMVDLNAGLNKVVRNSQDCFFLMPDQESSEMFYKKLLKSIDGGESFSYNERVYGFPDRLLLPKGKKEGMPFQFFLYVSPVSSETQYSSRIFGNYKFDNRPFGFPLDKPLYDFTYNAPNMMFKNILIYHKDEFDMNMTF, from the exons ATGCTGACACGGATCTGGGTGTTAGGGTTGCTGACCTGCAGTTTAGTCAGCGCCGAATATTATACCTCGAGAACGGCTGACAAGGACTTCCTGGTGAAGCAAAAGAAGATCTACAACCTGCTTTATCACATCCCTCAACCGAACGTGGTGAACGTGCAGCTGTACAATGAAGGACAAGCATGGAACATCGAGAGCAACATCAACTCGTACAAGAACGTG GACGTCGTGAAAGAGTTCCTGTACATGTACAAGAATGGAATGCTTCCACGGGGTGAACTGTTTTCGGTTTACTATCCTAAGATGCTGAAGGAGATGGACGCGCTATTCAGACTCTTCTATTACGCGAACGATTTTGACACTTTCTATAACACTGCGTTGTGGGCAAGGATTTACGTCAACGAGGGTCAGTTCTTCTTCGCCCTTTACAACGCGGTGTTTAGAAGACCGGACACCATGTACATTCAGCTGCCACCGCCGTACGAGATTTATCCCTATGCGTTCTTCAATTCCGAGGCTCTAGAAAAAGCTCACTATGCAAAAGTTTATGGCAAATTAG ACGCACAAAAGAGTGGGCCATATGAAACATACATAATCCCTGCCAACTATTCTGGCTGGTATCTTAACCGTGAATACAACTTTGAGAACAAATTGAACTACTTTACTGAGGACATTGGTCTCAATGCATACTACTTCTTCTTCCGTCAAGAATGCCCATTCTGGCTGAAGTCAGATGAATTTGATTTCTTACGTTATCGAGGAGAAGAATACCTTTATGGACACAAACAGCTATTGAACAGATATTATCTTGAAAGACTTTCCAATGATATGCCGAAGATCGAAGACTTCGATTGGCAGAAGCCATTCTTTGCTGGTTACTATCCAACTATGACATACCACAATGGATTGCCATATCCCCAGAGACCAGAATGGAACAACTTCCCCAgctataaatacaaatatatccAA gaTATCATGGATATGGAATCAAGAATAACTGCAGCAATTGATTCTGGTTATATACTACGTAATGACAGCAAGTGGTATGACATTTACAAAAATGAAGATGGTTTGAAcatacttggaaacttgattgAGGGTAATGCAGACTCCTACAACCGTGACTTCTATGGTAGCATTGATCTATTGGCCAGGAAGATCCTTGGTTATAACTTAGAACCAGCAAGTCCCTATCAAATTCTTCCTAGTGCCTTGGAAACATTCAGCAGTTCCATGAGGGATCCTGCATTCTATAGACTTTACAAGAGAATATACCGTTACTATTACAG ATACAAGATGCATCAAAAACCATATGCCAGAGAGGAAATTGTTTACCCAGAGCTGAAGATTGAATCTTTTGCTGTTGACAAGTTAATTACATACTTTGATCAATTTGACACATCTATCAGCAATGGTTTATTAGTGAAAGATCAAAGAGAAGCTGAATCATTATTAATCAAGATTAGACAGTATCGTCTGAATCATAAACCATTTAATTTCCACATTACAATTAATTCTGAGAAACCAATGAAGGCTGCACTGAGACTTTTCCTTGGACCAAAATATGATGCACACCACAAAATAATGGAAGTTCCAGACAGTCTCAAATATTTCTATGAAATTGATAACTGGATGGTTGATT TGAATGCCGGTTTGAACAAAGTTGTACGCAACAGTCAAGACTGCTTCTTCTTAATGCCTGATCAAGAATCAAGTGAAATGTTCTATAAGAAACTTCTGAAGTCTATTGATGGAGGTGAATCATTCAGTTATAATGAAAGAGTCTATGGATTCCCAGACAGACTGTTATTACCAAAGGGTAAAAAGGAAGGAATGCCATTCCAATTCTTCTTATATGTCAGCCCAGTGTCTTCAGAGACTCAGTATAGCTCCAGAATATTTGGCAATTACAAATTCGACAATAGACCATTTGGTTTCCCTCTAGACAAGCCTCTTTATGACTTCACATACAATGCACCCAATATGATGTTCAAAAACATTCTCATTTATCACAAGGACGAATTCGATATGAATATGACTTTCTAA
- the LOC100875757 gene encoding protein-lysine N-methyltransferase EEF2KMT — MDYSFNINCLMKYFLCCTPINTMNLLICEQNIDYLLNLERQQEIVENTVNSNLIKKYPIKPSYQKAFLKWLMNKIEEKGGVIHDSIYVTYCNLISSSPDESSHYRHFIVDDEKLDCITVFESTNIISEGTTGLCSWQGAIDLANWCIENKNELSGKIILELGCGVGFTGLCTIKKCFPKQYIFTDCHKKIFEMLLENIKLNLLPGEKIMQSKIDRLKLEAKYNCTNIKVMELKWEDIDKYINEEWVMPDIIMGADILYDIDSFHALLVGLKMFLSRNNTYAIIAATIRNMDTFSQFLHQLEFHKLSFEECSISKRTVHMQFTSLPIKILKICQER; from the exons atggattattcttttaatatcaactgtttaatgaaatattttctttgttGTACACCAATCAATACAATGAATTTGCTT ATTTGTGAACAAAATATTGATTATCTTCTTAATCTTGAAAGACAGCAAGAAATTGTGGAAAATACAGTAaacagtaatttaattaaaaaatatcctaTAAAGCCATCTTATCAAAAAGCATTTTTAAAGTGGCTCATGAATAAG attgAAGAAAAAGGTGGTGTTATTCATGACAGCATTTATGTTACATATTGCAATTTGATATCTTCATCACCTGATGAATCTAGTCACTATCGTCATTTTATAGTAGATGATGAAAAATTAGATTGCATTACTGTATTTGAAAGTACTAATATTATATCAGAAGGGACTACAGGATTATGTAGTTGGCAG GGTGCCATTGACTTAGCTAACTGGTGCattgaaaacaaaaatgaaCTTTCTGGAAAAATCATTTTAGAACTTGGTTGTGGAGTTGGATTTACAGGATTATGcactattaaaaaatgttttccaaagcaatatatttttacagattGTCATAAAAAAATCTTTGAAATGCTTTTAGAAAATATTAAGCTTAACTTATTACCTGGTGAAAAAATAATGCAGTCAAAAATTGATAGATTAAAATTGGAAGcaaaatataattgtacaaatattaaaGTAATGGAATTAAAATGGGAAGATATTGACAAATATATTAATGAAGAGTGGGTTATGCCAGATATAATAATGGGAGCTGATATTTTATATGACATAGACTCATTTCATGCATTACTAGTGggattaaaaatgtttttatctCGTAATAATACATATGCTATTATTGCAGCAACAATTCGTAACATGGACACTTTTTCACAATTTCTTCATCAACTAg AGTTTCATAAACTTTCTTTTGAAGAATGCAGCATATCAAAGAGAACAGTACACATGCAATTCACAAGTTTACCtattaagatattaaaaatttgtcaggaaagatga
- the LOC100882484 gene encoding WD repeat-containing protein 43 isoform X1, with protein MATIANYAFSPDGKYFAYCGNDGKLKVWDTGTGRLKQEYVSNFHLSSPCCVLAWLYVNSRSTNTSPSPWKKRRRKSVTEEPIQKGVVAMGSTNGKVTLYDTTTSSVSSQLDGHASTVTAVTWSENVGLFTAADDHHIIHWNLQENGVKCKWKSGKGKTTSLIVTEDGKSLLSGERVVKWWDLNTKQLIRTFTGHANQVTCLCAVKMPLGHNYVISGAYGDGCLSVWALDEQRSDKAAVASLALQDDAISVSVNISENSQVIVLVVTRSGQAHLFQYQPNGRTKPLKPSLNIAVASDISQKDSIQQISILDAKLMEDQKLLLAYGTYITPIFEKVTPDFSNKVQCLVRSDSKRSKDRKEEITKVKSTVIEDNVEYLAPVEATTKRTKSGSGSQLLLKDRLENLSLGTESSPTGKITTTGSNRAQLLLQGLNSKDKTILNNIFLTKNESIIRNTITKLPIQAIGPLLKELTILLQGKTYTSKIAVRWLEALLMVHASHFLSQADLVELFGPILNLIDAKLALLTELSKLKGRVSLVTGQIAQTMEEHDKDITENCLIYQDSDTSDEDDGVEDEDLESESDENWEEMSNREDQEDQEDQENQDDQEEQNDEDARSTNSDTEEEKSISS; from the exons ATGGCGACTATCGCTAATTACGCTTTTTCTCCTGATGGAAAATATTTTGCTTATTGTGGAAATGatggaaaattaaaagtttgggACACAGGAACTGGTCGTTTAAAGCAAGAATATGTTTCAAACTTTCATCTTTCTTCTCCGTGTTGCGTTTTGGCGTGGCTTTATGTTAATTCCCGGTCAACAAATACATCG cCTTCACCATGGAAAAAACGCAGGAGGAAATCAGTTACAGAAGAACCCATTCAGAAGGGTGTTGTTGCAATGGGTTCAACAAATGGAAAAGTCACACTTTATGATACAACAACATCTTCAGTTTCATCTCAGTTAGATGGTCATGCTAGTACAGTTACTGCAGTAACTTGGTCTGAGAATGTTGGTTTATTTACTGCAGCAGATGACCATCATATTATTCATTGGAATCTTCAAGAAAATGGGGTAAAATGTAAATGGAAGTCAGGGAAAGGAAAAACCACATCATTAATAGTCACAGAAGATGGAAAAAGTTTATTGTCGGGGGAGAGGGTTGTTAAATGGTGGGATTTGAATACTAAACAGCTGATCAGGACATTCACAGGTCATGCTAATCAAGTTACGTGTCTTTGTGCTGTTAAGATGCCACTTGGACACAATTATGTTATTAGTGGAGCTTATGGTGATGGTTGTCTTAGTGTTTGGGCTTTGGATGAA CAAAGAAGTGATAAAGCTGCTGTAGCAAGTTTAGCTCTACAAGATGATGCTATAAGTGTATCTGTAAATATCTCTGAAAATTCACAAGTTATTGTATTGGTAGTAACTAGGTCTGGACAAGCACACTTGTTTCAATACCAGCCAAATGGTCGAACGAAACCTTTGAAGCCTAGTTTAAATATTGCAGTTGCTTCTGATATTAGTCAAAAAGACAGTATTCAACAAATTTCCATCTTAGATGCAAAATTGATGGAAGATCAGAAACTGCTACTGGCATATGGAACGTATATCACTCCTATATTTGAAAAGGTTACTCCAGATTTTTCTAACAAAGTACAATGTTTAGTACGCTCAGATAGTAAAAGAAGTAAAGATAGGAAGGAAGAAATTACTAAAGTAAAGTCTACAGTAATAGAAGACAATGTGGAGTACCTTGCACCTG TTGAAGCCACAACAAAAAGGACTAAAAGTGGTTCTGGATCACAATTACTATTAAAAGACAGACTAGAAAATTTGAGCCTAGGCACTGAGAGTAGCCCTACTGGAAAAATTACAACCACAGGTAGCAATCGAGCACAGCTTCTGTTACAAGGCTTAAATAGTAAAGACAAAActatattaaacaatatttttctcACCAAGAATGAGTCTATTATTAGGAATaccattactaaattaccaattcaGGCAATTGGTCCACTACTTAAAGAACTGACTATCCTACTTCAGGGTAAAACTTACAC GAGCAAAATTGCAGTACGATGGTTAGAGGCATTGCTAATGGTACATGCAAGTCATTTTTTGTCACAAGCAGACCTTGTGGAATTATTTGgaccaattttaaatttaatagatGCCAAATTAGCTCTTTTAACAGAGCTTTCAAAACTTAAGGGACGTGTTTCTCTTGTTACTGGCCAAATTGCTCAAACAATGGAGGAACATGATAAGGATATTactgaaaattgtttaatttatcaagatTCAG ATACATCAGACGAAGATGATGGAGTCGAAGATGAGGATTTAGAAAGCGAATCTGATGAAAATTGGGAAGAAATGTCGAATCGAGAAGATCAAGAAGATCAAGAGGATCAAGAGAATCAAGATGATCAAGAAGAACAAAATGACGAAGATGCCAGAAGCACGAATTCTGACACAGAAGAAGAGAAATCTATATccagttaa
- the betaggt-II gene encoding geranylgeranyl transferase type-2 subunit beta, whose translation MPMSKHDIEVPTSIPDLLLEKHANFLLSYGTDKDEYIYCMTEHMRMSGMYWGLTALDLMGKLEQTNRNEVLEFIAQCQTESGGIAASLQHDPHILYTLSAIQILCIYDALDIIDVEKVVKYVKERQQSDGSFTGDIWGEVDMRFSFCAVATLSLLHRLDAINVDKAVEFVMKCMNFDGGFGSKPGAESHAGMIYCSIGLLSITGNLHLVDADQLSWWLCERQLPSGGLNGRPEKLPDVCYSWWVLSALTILGRLHWVNKDQLVKFVLACQDTESGGFSDRPGDVADPFHTLFGLTALSLLNTDYPLKKINPTYCMPEYIIQRLQLKPSRLDQSN comes from the exons atg CCAATGTCAAAACATGATATTGAAGTTCCAACTTCGATTCCTGACTTGCTATTGGAAAAACATGCAAATTTCCTACTTTCCTATGGCACTGATAAGGATGAATAT atatattGTATGACAGAACATATGAGAATGTCCGGCATGTACTGGGGTCTAACTGCATTAGATCTTATGGGAAAGTTGGAACAAACTAATCGAAATGAGGTGCTCGAATTTATAGCTCAGTGTCAAACAGAAAGTGGAGGTATAGCTGCAAGCTTACAACATGATCCACACATTCTATATACTTTAAGTGCAATACAAATACTTTGTATCTATGATGCTCTGGATATCATTGATGTagaaaaagttgtaaaatatgtaaaagaaAGACAACAATCAGATGGAAGTTTCACTGGCGATATTTGGGGAGAAGTTGATATGAGATTTTCTTTTTGTGCTGTGGCAACTTTATCTCTTCTA CATCGATTGGATGCAATAAATGTGGATAAAGCAGTTGAATTTGTAATGAAGTGTATGAATTTTGATGGTGGTTTTGGATCAAAACCTGGGGCTGAAAGTCATGCTGGTATGATTTACTGTTCCATAGGACTTCTGTCAATAACtg GTAATCTTCATTTAGTAGATGCAGATCAATTAAGCTGGTGGCTTTGTGAAAGACAGCTACCATCTGGAGGATTAAATGGCAGACCAGAAAAATTACCTGATGTATGTTATTCTTGGTGGGTGCTTTCTGCACTCACCATTCTTGGACGACTTCATTGGGTTAATAAAGATCAGTTG GTAAAATTTGTACTGGCATGTCAGGATACAGAATCAGGAGGGTTTAGTGATCGTCCAGGAGATGTTGCTGATCCTTTTCACACTCTCTTTGGTTTAACTGCACTGTCCCTCTTAAATACTGACTATCCTCTGAAAAAGATTAATCCAACATATTGCATGCCAGAATACATAATTCAGAGGCTACAACTGAAACCATCGAGGCTTGACCAAAGCAATTga